The SAR324 cluster bacterium genomic interval GATGAAGATTCGCCGGTTCGTGGCGATTGATGACTGTGGAAATATCATCAATCCAATGATTGTAACAGGTCAGATACATGGTGGTCTGGCAATGGGAATTGCCCCGGCGATGTACGAGGAGTTGATCTATGATGATGATGGTAACATTCTCAACGGTACCTTCATGGACTACCTATTGCCAACATCAGTAGAAACGCCAAATTGGGAAACAGGGCATACGATCACACCTTCTCCCCATCACCCACTGGGTGCCAAGGGAGTTGCAGAGTCCCCAACTGTCGGAGCACCACCTGCAGTGGCCAATGCCGTGGTGGATGCGCTCTCTCACTTGGGTGTGACTCATGTTGATATCCCTGTCACTCCCTTCAAGGTCTGGCAGATCCTGAAGGAAAAGGGCGTCATTTCCTAATTTGTTGACTAGAGGAGCCTCTGGGGCTCCTCACTCTCCTTTCTCTCCAAATCCAATTTTTCCATGACTAACTTGCTTCTGCCTGTAGATCCTCAGGCAGTGGTCACAGAGCTTCAGGCTATCGGGTACGTAGCCGACGAAGCGCTGGCGACCTCAGCCTTTCTTCTATTACATCTGGGCCGACCATTGCTGTTAGAAGGCCCCTCTGGAGTTGGTAAGACAGAACTGGCCCAGGCACTAGCTACTTTGTGCCAGACGGAATTGATCCGTTTGCAGTGCTATGAAGGACTCGACGTGCACAGCGCTGTTTACGAGTGGAATTACCAGAAACAGCTATTGGCTATCCGACTGGAAGAAGCGAGTGGTGCCAATCATCTGGACAGCAAACAAGCACAAATTTTCAGTGAAGAATTCCTGTTGGAGCGACCACTGTTATCAGCTCTGCGTCACTCAGCGAAATCTCCCGTGTTGCTGATCGATGAGGTAGACCGGGCCGATGAGGAATTTGAAGCCTTTCTGCTAGAGTTGCTCTCTGTCTTTCAAATCACGATTCCAGAGTTGGGGACTGTGCAGGCGACTCACCGTCCTCATGTGGTGCTGACTTCGAATAGGACGCGTGAGTTGAGTGATGCACTCAAGAGGCGTTGTCTGTACCACTGGATTGGTTATCCAGATGCAGAGCAGGAGCAAGAGATTGTGCGTCAGCGATTACCTCAGGTAGAAGAAGAGTTGGCGCGTCAAACAGTGCAATGTGTTCAGTCTTTGCGGGAACTCCCACTGAGCAAATCACCAGGCGTCGCTGAGACCCTGGATTGGGCTCAGGCACTCCTGCTGCTCAATCGCCCACATCTTGATGAACTGACTTTTGAACGCACCATGGGATGTGTGCTGAAGTCGACAGAAGATCAGGAACAGGTACGCAAGCGAGGTCTGGACAATCTGTTGACCGCAGCCGTGGGATGAAGTCGACGAACGTGTTCGTCACGGAACACATGAATACGCAGACAGACCTGACCGCAGCTGTAATTGGGTTCTGTCGCTTTCTACGTCGTCAGAGTTTTCGGGTCGGTGTAGCAGAAACCCTGGCAGCCTTGGAAGCTTGTCGAGTTGGCCCTTTGGATCAACGCGCCTATCTCCGTGCTGCCCTGTGTGCGCTCCTGTGTTCTTCGAGGCAGGAGAATGAACAATTTGATCCTTTGTTCGATCAATACTGGCATCTGGGGCCACCACCACCTCGGAAAGCTGCCAATGACCGACAGCCTGTCAATCCGCTGGGTGTTGTTACGCGTCAAAAGCGATCACTTTTGACTTTTGCCAGCTCAGCACAAGAAACCAGTGATCAAACCCGTGAAGACGAAGAAGTGGCCGGTGCCAGTCTGCAGGAAACACTGAGACATACCGACTTCTCTACGATTCCAATGTCTAAGCTTGAAGAGCTAGAACAGCTGACGCGACGGCTTGCTGAGCAGCTCAGTGCGCGACTTTCTCGTCGACAGCGTCCTTCTCCACATTCTGGCCGCATCAGTCTTCGAGGAACGATTCGACGCAATCTACAGCATGGTGGAGAGCCACTTCATCTCTGTTTTCGTCAACGACGTGAGCGTAAACCAGGATTGGTCACCTTTCTGGATATCAGCAGTTCCATGGATCAATACAGCCTGTTTTTCCTGCGTT includes:
- a CDS encoding MoxR family ATPase is translated as MTNLLLPVDPQAVVTELQAIGYVADEALATSAFLLLHLGRPLLLEGPSGVGKTELAQALATLCQTELIRLQCYEGLDVHSAVYEWNYQKQLLAIRLEEASGANHLDSKQAQIFSEEFLLERPLLSALRHSAKSPVLLIDEVDRADEEFEAFLLELLSVFQITIPELGTVQATHRPHVVLTSNRTRELSDALKRRCLYHWIGYPDAEQEQEIVRQRLPQVEEELARQTVQCVQSLRELPLSKSPGVAETLDWAQALLLLNRPHLDELTFERTMGCVLKSTEDQEQVRKRGLDNLLTAAVG
- a CDS encoding VWA domain-containing protein; translation: MKSTNVFVTEHMNTQTDLTAAVIGFCRFLRRQSFRVGVAETLAALEACRVGPLDQRAYLRAALCALLCSSRQENEQFDPLFDQYWHLGPPPPRKAANDRQPVNPLGVVTRQKRSLLTFASSAQETSDQTREDEEVAGASLQETLRHTDFSTIPMSKLEELEQLTRRLAEQLSARLSRRQRPSPHSGRISLRGTIRRNLQHGGEPLHLCFRQRRERKPGLVTFLDISSSMDQYSLFFLRFLHALQQHFRRMDGFLFSTRLTPISEKLKTRAFPDSLRRLAEREEAWSSGTRIGSCLKDFHTEYSRSMLSRNTIVLILSDGYDTGAPDLLARQLQRFRGKVRKVIWLNPLLGTQGYEPATAGMQAALPWVDAFLAAHNLQSLLDLESHF